One window of Caldisericum exile AZM16c01 genomic DNA carries:
- a CDS encoding ABC transporter permease, whose amino-acid sequence MKKIRKEYLLILPFFVFLGFFELYPIINLFIKSFFSDKGTLTLQFYRNILTIDQYKFAVRNSLLFSTAASVFGGVVGTFVGYFISKLNRSRKNFLLSLYSLPLTLSGLVVAFAFIILLGRNGVINQIIRLILHLPKDFYINIYSWPGIVFVYGFFQIPLMTLTMAAVFENLDKSIVEAAKNLGANAMQTWRYVIIPSLAPGFISGLSIQFAGMLGAFGTVLALVGGEKNLLSIQIYFQTSESTYNLPQAAALSVTLILIISIVLSILNIFEKKLKPGG is encoded by the coding sequence ATGAAAAAGATAAGAAAAGAATACCTTTTAATTTTGCCGTTTTTTGTTTTTCTTGGATTTTTTGAACTTTATCCTATTATAAACCTGTTTATAAAATCTTTTTTTAGTGATAAAGGCACCCTTACGCTTCAATTTTACAGAAACATACTGACTATTGATCAATACAAGTTTGCCGTGAGAAATAGTTTGTTATTTTCTACAGCAGCAAGTGTGTTTGGGGGAGTTGTCGGAACATTTGTAGGTTACTTTATCTCTAAATTAAATAGGTCAAGAAAAAATTTCTTACTATCGCTTTATTCTCTTCCTTTAACTCTTTCTGGTCTTGTAGTTGCCTTTGCATTTATAATTTTACTTGGAAGAAATGGAGTTATAAATCAAATAATAAGGCTTATCTTGCATTTGCCTAAGGATTTTTATATTAATATATATTCTTGGCCCGGGATTGTATTTGTTTATGGATTCTTTCAGATTCCTCTTATGACGCTTACAATGGCTGCAGTCTTTGAAAATCTTGATAAAAGCATAGTAGAAGCAGCAAAGAATTTAGGTGCAAATGCAATGCAAACATGGAGATATGTTATTATTCCATCTCTTGCACCTGGTTTCATATCTGGTTTGAGTATTCAATTTGCAGGTATGCTCGGTGCTTTTGGCACTGTTCTTGCACTTGTTGGTGGCGAAAAAAATTTGCTTTCAATCCAAATTTATTTTCAAACATCTGAGTCAACGTATAATTTACCTCAGGCTGCTGCTCTTTCAGTTACTTTAATATTAATTATTTCTATTGTTTTATCCATATTGAATATTTTTGAGAAAAAACTCAAACCAGGAGGATAA
- a CDS encoding sugar phosphate isomerase/epimerase family protein yields the protein MIKFGFSYSEELTFKDVENLYREGLTCVEVNARTPQAFIEFAKKISFEITFHVTFLKGFNPSFPTESIRKSAVSEIFKELDYARSIGATNITLHGGYITWFDFIDPKLAEFDSYVKIAENERRLHLDALRKSVKEILSGNGDLTISIENLYFPFELMNNPYELKRFVYTVDNLFVTLDFGHAKISKFKIFDYVSLVSSRITKLHLHTNDGIYDLHRPIEANIDDDFKDSLIVINNLKNDVIGIIELHRDFSAISKSFKNIKNLLGGGAV from the coding sequence ATGATTAAATTTGGATTTTCTTATAGTGAAGAATTAACATTTAAGGATGTAGAAAATCTTTACAGGGAAGGTTTGACGTGTGTTGAGGTTAATGCAAGAACGCCACAGGCATTCATAGAATTTGCAAAAAAGATTTCCTTTGAGATTACTTTTCATGTGACTTTTCTTAAAGGATTTAATCCTTCATTTCCTACGGAAAGTATCAGAAAAAGTGCTGTTTCAGAAATTTTCAAGGAACTTGATTACGCAAGGTCAATTGGCGCAACGAATATAACATTACACGGTGGTTATATTACATGGTTTGATTTCATAGATCCGAAACTTGCAGAATTTGATTCTTATGTGAAAATTGCAGAGAATGAAAGAAGATTACATTTAGATGCTTTGCGAAAATCAGTAAAGGAAATTCTTTCGGGTAATGGTGACCTTACGATTTCAATCGAAAATCTTTATTTTCCATTTGAACTTATGAATAATCCCTATGAGTTAAAGAGATTTGTTTATACAGTTGATAATCTTTTTGTTACACTTGACTTTGGACATGCAAAAATATCGAAATTTAAAATTTTTGACTATGTATCGTTAGTTTCCTCAAGAATTACAAAACTACACTTACACACTAACGACGGTATTTACGATCTTCACAGGCCTATAGAGGCAAACATAGATGATGACTTTAAAGACTCTCTTATTGTAATTAACAATCTTAAAAATGATGTAATTGGTATTATTGAACTTCACAGGGATTTTAGCGCTATTTCGAAAAGTTTTAAAAATATTAAAAATCTTTTAGGAGGAGGTGCAGTATGA
- a CDS encoding ABC transporter substrate-binding protein encodes MKKLITAILVVIFLSVSFVGCKTSTTTTTQTGQSVMDKLAEAAKGEGGVINSYGMPDVWANYGEIYGQFEKLYGIKHQDIDMGSSVVYSRMKEENASKNDVADLKPSYAMKLAQEGYTSDYKVSVWDKIPEGQKGVAPNGSVWQAAYKGTLGFIVNTNIVKKVPHTWAELNDPQYKGLVSYLDPRATGTGVNTVEAVSYAMSGDPYNYQAGIDFLVKLHKNGIIASVDPKVDVSKFQRGEVAILINFDYNLLLWRDTLGVPAEVVIPTDGTVAVGGGVIMAKNAPHPNTAKLFLEFLFSDEGQKLFAKAYVTPIRPDIQIPPEIAAKFPPKEQYSKVKFIDYQKDAEISQALQNAWAQAVGAK; translated from the coding sequence ATGAAGAAACTAATTACAGCCATTTTGGTTGTAATCTTCCTGAGTGTTTCTTTCGTAGGTTGTAAGACTTCGACAACCACGACCACTCAGACGGGGCAGAGTGTTATGGACAAACTTGCAGAAGCAGCAAAAGGTGAAGGTGGCGTAATCAACTCTTATGGCATGCCAGATGTATGGGCGAATTATGGTGAGATCTATGGTCAATTTGAAAAACTTTATGGGATCAAACATCAGGACATCGATATGGGGTCTTCTGTTGTCTATTCAAGGATGAAAGAGGAAAATGCATCTAAAAATGATGTTGCAGATCTTAAACCATCTTATGCAATGAAGCTTGCACAGGAAGGATACACAAGTGATTACAAGGTAAGCGTATGGGATAAAATTCCCGAAGGGCAAAAGGGTGTTGCTCCAAACGGTTCTGTTTGGCAAGCAGCATATAAAGGCACACTTGGATTTATCGTAAATACGAACATTGTAAAGAAAGTCCCACACACATGGGCAGAACTCAACGATCCTCAGTATAAAGGACTTGTGAGTTATCTTGACCCAAGGGCAACAGGCACAGGAGTAAATACAGTTGAGGCAGTTTCTTATGCGATGTCAGGAGATCCGTATAACTATCAGGCAGGAATCGACTTCCTCGTTAAGCTTCACAAGAATGGCATTATTGCTTCTGTTGATCCAAAAGTTGATGTAAGTAAATTCCAGAGGGGTGAAGTTGCAATACTTATTAATTTTGATTATAACCTACTTCTTTGGAGAGATACGCTCGGAGTTCCGGCAGAGGTTGTTATTCCAACTGATGGGACAGTAGCAGTGGGTGGAGGCGTAATTATGGCAAAGAATGCGCCACATCCTAACACTGCAAAACTTTTCTTAGAGTTTTTGTTCTCTGATGAAGGACAAAAACTTTTTGCTAAGGCGTATGTAACTCCAATAAGACCTGACATCCAAATTCCACCTGAGATTGCTGCAAAATTTCCACCAAAGGAACAGTATTCAAAGGTTAAATTTATAGATTATCAAAAAGATGCGGAGATTTCACAAGCATTGCAGAATGCGTGGGCACAAGCAGTTGGCGCAAAATAG
- the rpmA gene encoding 50S ribosomal protein L27: MGKKRSKVNGRDSNPKYLGVKLFDGQFAKAGNIIVRQRGERIKAGKNVGIGSDWTLFALKDGIVKFTKTRKYTKVDVLESETA, encoded by the coding sequence ATGGGCAAGAAGAGAAGCAAAGTAAATGGGAGAGACTCCAACCCAAAATATCTTGGAGTGAAATTATTTGATGGGCAATTTGCAAAGGCTGGCAATATTATCGTAAGACAGAGAGGTGAAAGGATTAAGGCTGGCAAAAATGTTGGCATTGGATCTGACTGGACACTTTTTGCTCTCAAAGATGGTATTGTCAAATTCACCAAGACAAGAAAGTACACAAAGGTTGATGTTTTAGAGAGTGAAACCGCTTAA
- a CDS encoding ABC transporter ATP-binding protein — translation MKENYLELRSIRKTYGNVIAVNDFSLSVNEGELVSLLGPSGCGKTTLLRSIAGFERVDSGEILVDSKVINDIPPEKRDVAIVFQSYALFPHMTVFENVAFSLMIKGVSKTEQEKVVMPLLQMLRIENLKDRFPRQLSGGQQQRVALARALAKKPKILLLDEPLSALDAKVREEVRVEIRRVQKELGITSIYVTHDQAEALSISDRIVVMNAGVIQQVGTPVEIYRSPKNLFVANFVGVANIFHGYASNGVFDWHGISFKIEDRRVGDFALAVRPELMKISKEPQGINSFKAIVDVSTFLGSFARITLRAFNEMVQVDVPIEEASRYEKGMEVFVSFAESAALLIER, via the coding sequence ATGAAAGAAAATTATCTTGAACTAAGAAGTATAAGAAAAACATACGGAAATGTTATTGCAGTAAATGATTTCTCTCTTTCTGTAAACGAGGGAGAACTTGTTTCACTTCTTGGACCGTCGGGGTGTGGAAAGACTACACTTTTAAGAAGTATTGCAGGCTTTGAGCGAGTTGATTCTGGTGAGATTCTTGTAGACAGTAAGGTAATAAATGACATACCACCCGAAAAAAGAGACGTTGCAATAGTGTTCCAATCTTATGCCCTTTTTCCTCATATGACTGTTTTTGAGAATGTTGCTTTTTCCCTCATGATTAAAGGAGTTTCTAAAACGGAGCAAGAAAAAGTAGTTATGCCTCTTCTTCAAATGTTAAGAATTGAGAACCTAAAAGACCGGTTTCCAAGACAGTTATCAGGTGGACAGCAACAGAGGGTCGCTCTTGCAAGAGCACTTGCCAAAAAGCCTAAAATTTTGCTTTTAGATGAGCCTCTTTCAGCACTTGATGCAAAGGTAAGAGAGGAAGTGAGGGTTGAAATTAGAAGGGTCCAAAAGGAACTTGGTATTACTTCAATATATGTGACACATGATCAGGCAGAAGCATTATCAATTTCAGACAGAATTGTTGTTATGAATGCAGGCGTAATTCAGCAGGTTGGCACACCAGTAGAAATTTACAGAAGCCCTAAGAATCTATTTGTTGCAAATTTTGTTGGGGTTGCTAATATTTTCCACGGATATGCTTCAAATGGTGTTTTTGATTGGCATGGTATAAGTTTTAAAATCGAAGATAGAAGAGTTGGGGATTTTGCACTTGCTGTTAGACCTGAACTTATGAAAATTTCAAAAGAACCTCAAGGCATTAACTCCTTCAAGGCAATTGTTGATGTGTCAACTTTTCTTGGCTCATTTGCCCGTATTACATTAAGAGCATTCAACGAGATGGTTCAAGTGGATGTCCCCATTGAGGAGGCTTCAAGATATGAAAAAGGAATGGAAGTTTTTGTGTCATTTGCGGAAAGCGCAGCACTACTTATTGAGCGATGA
- a CDS encoding DeoR/GlpR family DNA-binding transcription regulator: MLYEERAKVILQELEKNGSVTIETLSKILNVSEMTVRRDLSRLEHEGLLRRVYGGAVSSRGRSFEPPFVIRETKHKREKEIIGRIASTLITDGDSIALDVGTTTIEVAKHLEKFHNLTVITPNLHIVNLLANKKEIRLILPGGILRSGELSLTGEIAVRNLEQFFVDKLFLGIGAIDKDAGLTEYNLEDSLVKKALIKNAKEVIVVADSSKFDKVAFSFVAGLDKIHYLVSNERPKGPLYEKLKELNVTILTKEVFDATQG; the protein is encoded by the coding sequence ATGCTTTATGAAGAGAGAGCAAAAGTAATTCTTCAAGAACTTGAGAAAAACGGAAGTGTAACAATCGAAACTTTGTCAAAAATTCTTAATGTCTCCGAAATGACTGTTAGAAGAGATCTTTCGCGCCTTGAACATGAGGGACTTTTAAGGCGTGTTTATGGAGGGGCTGTAAGTAGTCGTGGAAGAAGTTTTGAGCCACCATTTGTTATAAGGGAAACAAAACATAAAAGGGAAAAGGAAATAATAGGTCGCATTGCCTCAACATTAATAACTGATGGTGATTCAATTGCGCTTGATGTTGGAACAACAACAATTGAAGTTGCAAAGCACCTTGAGAAATTTCACAATCTAACAGTTATTACACCAAATTTGCACATAGTTAATCTTCTTGCAAACAAAAAGGAAATTAGACTTATCCTTCCCGGAGGAATTTTAAGAAGCGGCGAGTTGTCCTTAACAGGAGAGATTGCGGTAAGAAATCTTGAACAATTTTTTGTGGATAAGTTGTTTTTAGGGATTGGTGCAATTGATAAAGATGCAGGTTTAACAGAATATAACCTTGAAGATTCGCTTGTTAAAAAAGCACTTATAAAAAATGCAAAAGAAGTAATAGTTGTTGCGGATTCAAGTAAATTTGATAAAGTTGCATTTTCTTTCGTTGCAGGTCTTGATAAGATTCACTATCTTGTATCAAACGAAAGACCAAAAGGGCCTTTATACGAAAAACTCAAAGAACTTAATGTAACAATTTTAACCAAGGAGGTGTTTGATGCTACTCAAGGATAA
- a CDS encoding SDR family NAD(P)-dependent oxidoreductase — MLLKDKVIAITGGGTGIGKACALSYAKEGAKVIVIDLNFDFAKNVSDEIEKSGEISLPIKADVTNREEIKKAIDVIYDKFGRIDVWHNNAGVSTMNKFLDLTDKDWDFNMSVNAKGVFIASQEVLRRMINQEIVNEVRGKIINTASMAGKRGNAPFLAHYVASKFAVVGLTQALAGEFAPYKILVNAICPGYVKTSMQEREVSWEAKLRGVSEDVVRELYIKDTPLGRLETPEDVANVAIFLASDLSNFITGEAINVNGGAFMD; from the coding sequence ATGCTACTCAAGGATAAAGTAATTGCAATAACAGGTGGTGGTACAGGTATTGGAAAGGCGTGTGCACTTTCATATGCAAAAGAAGGAGCAAAAGTAATTGTTATTGACCTTAATTTTGACTTTGCAAAGAATGTGTCAGATGAAATTGAAAAAAGTGGTGAAATTTCATTACCAATTAAGGCTGATGTCACGAATAGAGAAGAAATTAAAAAAGCAATTGATGTTATCTACGACAAATTTGGACGAATCGATGTATGGCACAATAACGCTGGCGTATCAACAATGAATAAATTTCTTGATCTTACAGACAAAGATTGGGATTTCAACATGTCTGTTAACGCAAAAGGGGTGTTTATAGCATCTCAAGAGGTTTTAAGGCGAATGATTAATCAAGAGATAGTTAATGAAGTAAGAGGCAAAATAATAAACACGGCAAGTATGGCAGGAAAACGAGGTAATGCGCCATTTCTTGCACACTATGTTGCAAGTAAGTTTGCAGTTGTTGGTTTAACACAGGCACTTGCAGGAGAATTTGCACCTTACAAGATTCTTGTAAATGCGATTTGTCCTGGCTATGTAAAAACAAGCATGCAGGAAAGGGAAGTTAGTTGGGAAGCAAAACTTAGGGGAGTAAGCGAAGATGTTGTAAGAGAATTATACATTAAAGATACACCCTTAGGACGATTAGAAACCCCTGAAGATGTTGCAAATGTCGCAATATTTCTTGCCTCAGATCTTTCAAACTTTATTACAGGTGAGGCAATAAATGTTAACGGTGGCGCATTTATGGATTAG
- a CDS encoding ABC transporter permease, translating to MRKKILENLFIILLVLYILLPISMPIIFSFSKFWQGILPKGFTFEWYLQIIRRPKNYSALMISLFVATFATLISLLISLPAAYVVNRLRGRFGETVRNFVNILPMIFPPVIVGSALILAFSKPPLAFNGTLFMVIIAHTLLGFPYMFRNTLGSFRTIDEITLSEAAQSLGAGIIDRFRYVIIPNVIGGITVGALLVFAISIGEFEVTSMVAGFTGQTLPLQLFQQIRNDMRVASAISAFLIYISLLSFIGITYITGKTRKD from the coding sequence ATGAGAAAGAAAATTTTAGAAAATCTATTTATAATATTGCTTGTTCTTTATATCCTCCTTCCAATTTCAATGCCGATAATATTTTCATTCTCAAAATTTTGGCAGGGAATACTTCCAAAAGGATTTACCTTTGAATGGTATTTACAAATTATTAGACGCCCTAAGAATTATTCGGCGTTGATGATTTCACTCTTTGTTGCAACTTTTGCAACTTTAATTTCTCTATTAATTTCTCTTCCTGCTGCATATGTTGTAAATAGACTCAGAGGTCGTTTTGGAGAAACAGTAAGAAACTTTGTTAATATCCTTCCGATGATTTTTCCGCCAGTTATCGTCGGTTCTGCACTTATCCTTGCATTTTCAAAACCTCCGCTTGCATTCAATGGCACACTATTTATGGTAATCATAGCACATACTCTATTGGGATTTCCTTATATGTTTAGAAACACTCTTGGATCTTTTAGGACTATAGACGAAATTACATTGTCCGAGGCAGCCCAGAGTTTAGGTGCAGGTATCATTGACCGTTTTAGATATGTCATAATTCCTAACGTTATCGGAGGCATTACCGTTGGTGCGTTACTTGTATTTGCAATTTCTATTGGAGAATTTGAGGTAACGAGTATGGTTGCAGGTTTTACTGGGCAAACCCTTCCATTACAACTGTTCCAGCAAATTAGAAACGATATGAGAGTCGCATCGGCTATCTCAGCATTCCTAATTTACATATCCCTTCTTTCGTTTATAGGGATTACATATATAACAGGAAAGACAAGGAAAGACTAA
- a CDS encoding inositol monophosphatase family protein, whose amino-acid sequence MVELDFILDVVKKSGQIIKKNFKGSILITHKGETDLVTNVDKEVDALIRDEIKKYFPQYGILSEEGGTLQGSSNKVFVVDPLDGTTNFVKGYPNVCISIALMEEKEVILGVIYNPISEDIYYAVKGGGSFKNGKLISVSKTENLSNSLLATGFPYDFSEYSNFPQFEALFRKTLSVRVDGSAALDLARVAEGVIDGYWEKGLSKWDIAAGSLIVMEANGVVSDFRNGGNYLEKGEIIAANPFLHPQILEVLNAL is encoded by the coding sequence ATGGTCGAACTTGATTTTATTTTGGATGTTGTAAAAAAAAGCGGTCAAATTATAAAAAAGAATTTTAAGGGAAGTATACTCATTACACATAAGGGAGAAACAGACCTTGTAACTAACGTCGATAAAGAGGTTGATGCCCTCATAAGAGATGAGATAAAAAAGTATTTTCCTCAATACGGTATTTTGTCTGAGGAAGGGGGAACCTTGCAAGGAAGTTCAAATAAGGTTTTTGTTGTTGATCCACTCGACGGCACTACTAATTTTGTAAAAGGTTATCCAAACGTGTGCATTTCCATAGCGCTTATGGAAGAAAAGGAAGTGATTTTAGGCGTAATATACAATCCTATTTCTGAAGATATTTACTATGCAGTAAAAGGTGGCGGTTCTTTTAAAAACGGAAAGTTAATAAGTGTTTCTAAAACTGAAAACCTCTCAAATTCTCTTCTTGCAACCGGTTTTCCCTACGATTTTTCAGAGTATTCAAATTTTCCTCAATTTGAAGCATTATTTAGAAAAACATTGTCTGTTAGGGTTGATGGAAGTGCCGCTCTCGACCTTGCACGCGTTGCAGAAGGTGTAATTGATGGCTACTGGGAAAAAGGGCTATCTAAATGGGATATTGCTGCAGGCTCACTTATTGTTATGGAAGCAAATGGGGTTGTAAGCGATTTTAGAAATGGGGGAAATTACCTTGAAAAGGGAGAAATTATTGCGGCAAATCCCTTTTTACATCCTCAAATTTTGGAGGTGTTAAATGCTTTATGA
- the rplU gene encoding 50S ribosomal protein L21, with the protein MEAIIKTGGHQYRVKEGDTIKVQKIDQEVGTKVKFDEVLLLKDGEKVIVGNPKVENAYVEGTIKEQGREKKIIVFFYRHKTRNKKKQGHRQPYTLVTIDKIVGEVS; encoded by the coding sequence ATGGAAGCGATTATTAAAACTGGTGGTCACCAATATAGAGTTAAGGAAGGTGACACAATTAAGGTGCAAAAAATTGATCAAGAAGTAGGCACCAAGGTAAAATTTGATGAAGTGCTCCTTCTTAAGGATGGAGAAAAAGTTATTGTTGGAAACCCCAAGGTAGAGAATGCTTATGTAGAGGGAACAATCAAAGAGCAGGGAAGAGAAAAGAAGATCATTGTTTTCTTCTACAGACACAAGACAAGGAACAAGAAGAAACAGGGGCACAGACAACCCTACACACTTGTTACAATTGATAAAATTGTAGGGGAGGTAAGCTAA
- a CDS encoding metallophosphoesterase family protein — MVKIFFTTDIHGSERCFKKFVNAGKFYNAQILILGGDITGKGFVPIVKMPNDYYKANYQGKDEIVSKSELPKLEEEIRFNGLYPYVTSEEELEVIEKSPEKRKEIFKFVIKHTLEEWMVLATERLKPLGIKIYVSPGNDDDPVVDDALLVSKYVVNPDMQVVEIFENVKMLSYGYSNPTPWNSPREKSEDEIYSDLKALAEKMDYNKFTIFNIHVPPYNTSLDIAPKLDKTLKPVIESGSVATENVGSKSVRKIIEEFQPDLGLHGHVHESAGNIKIGKTVCLNPGSEYSDGILRGVLINLDEKKKKFTYQFTMG; from the coding sequence ATGGTAAAGATATTTTTTACAACAGACATTCATGGTTCTGAAAGGTGCTTCAAAAAGTTTGTAAACGCCGGTAAATTTTATAATGCACAAATACTCATTTTAGGTGGAGATATAACAGGAAAAGGTTTTGTGCCTATTGTAAAAATGCCCAACGATTATTATAAGGCAAACTATCAAGGAAAAGACGAAATTGTCTCAAAAAGCGAACTTCCAAAACTTGAAGAAGAAATAAGGTTTAACGGATTATATCCGTATGTGACAAGTGAAGAGGAACTTGAAGTAATAGAAAAAAGCCCTGAAAAAAGAAAAGAAATTTTTAAGTTTGTCATTAAACATACGCTTGAAGAGTGGATGGTTCTTGCAACTGAAAGACTAAAGCCACTCGGTATTAAGATTTATGTGTCTCCGGGAAATGATGATGATCCTGTTGTCGATGATGCGTTGTTGGTTTCTAAGTATGTAGTGAATCCAGATATGCAGGTTGTTGAAATTTTCGAAAATGTAAAAATGCTTTCTTATGGGTATTCAAATCCAACTCCTTGGAATTCGCCACGTGAAAAAAGCGAAGATGAAATTTATAGCGATTTAAAGGCTCTTGCAGAAAAAATGGATTACAATAAATTTACGATTTTTAATATCCATGTACCTCCATATAATACATCTCTTGACATTGCACCTAAACTTGATAAGACATTGAAGCCGGTTATAGAAAGTGGATCGGTTGCGACAGAGAATGTTGGAAGTAAAAGTGTGCGTAAGATAATCGAGGAATTTCAACCTGATTTAGGTTTGCACGGACATGTGCATGAATCTGCCGGGAATATAAAGATTGGAAAAACCGTGTGTCTAAACCCAGGAAGTGAATACTCTGACGGCATTTTAAGAGGGGTTCTTATTAATCTTGATGAGAAAAAGAAAAAATTTACATACCAATTTACGATGGGATAA
- a CDS encoding extracellular solute-binding protein, giving the protein MKKLIAVLAILVMVFTFVKVVPSVQAQNVKTIVVYVGKTTGTIDGKSTTLDQAPVIVNGRTLVPIRFISEAFGATVDWNGSTREATIKLLGNTIVLKIDSSTATVNGYTVYLDSPATIIKQTGRTVVPLRFVSDSLGADITWNATEKSVTVKFSEDWIKNPTEITFWNAMQAALGKALTKLIDEFNATHPRYKIVQTAVANYPTLQQKTTAAVASNTPPVIAQARESWVANYMLGNLLTPMEKFVKDPSMGLSQADINDFFPIMWKDGYMPDGKMWMMPFNKSVEVMYYNVDMLKEAGFDHPPKTWDEFATMVKALTKPDGSQWGASLGMSSSDAIVDIWYAMVYEWGGRVLTDDYRNVLFDKDPNALAPVKFLNDLYKNGNIHFTNGYDYQSDFGNKKCAFIFGSVVGFTYVDQAVGGRFKWAQAPIPAGPKGQYTTLSGANVVIFGNKYDSQTVKGAWEFVKWFTSTYQTARWSIDTAYLPVRKSALELPLLKEFIQAHPERRAGFDELPNALIEPITKEWTQAYVDIGAELQKIFLQKISPEDGFKELGAKLRSYIH; this is encoded by the coding sequence ATGAAGAAACTGATTGCAGTACTTGCAATCTTAGTTATGGTCTTTACCTTTGTAAAGGTAGTTCCATCAGTTCAGGCACAGAATGTGAAGACCATTGTAGTTTATGTAGGAAAAACCACTGGCACAATCGATGGAAAATCTACGACTCTTGATCAGGCACCTGTTATCGTAAATGGAAGAACTCTTGTTCCAATTAGATTTATCTCAGAGGCATTTGGCGCAACAGTTGATTGGAATGGATCCACTCGTGAAGCAACAATTAAACTTCTTGGAAACACAATTGTCCTCAAGATTGATTCATCAACTGCAACTGTCAATGGTTATACAGTCTATCTTGATTCACCTGCAACAATCATTAAACAAACAGGAAGAACTGTTGTCCCTCTAAGATTTGTATCTGATTCACTTGGTGCAGATATTACGTGGAATGCAACTGAAAAATCTGTTACCGTTAAATTCTCTGAAGATTGGATAAAGAATCCAACTGAAATTACCTTCTGGAATGCAATGCAAGCAGCACTTGGGAAGGCACTTACAAAACTCATTGATGAATTTAATGCAACTCACCCAAGATATAAGATTGTTCAAACCGCAGTTGCAAACTATCCTACACTTCAACAAAAGACTACCGCAGCAGTTGCATCTAATACGCCTCCCGTAATCGCACAAGCAAGAGAAAGTTGGGTTGCAAACTATATGCTTGGTAACCTTCTCACACCGATGGAGAAATTTGTAAAAGATCCTTCAATGGGGCTTTCACAAGCAGATATTAATGACTTCTTCCCAATCATGTGGAAAGATGGCTATATGCCAGATGGTAAGATGTGGATGATGCCTTTTAATAAGAGTGTTGAGGTAATGTACTACAATGTAGATATGCTTAAAGAAGCAGGTTTTGATCACCCTCCAAAAACATGGGATGAGTTTGCAACTATGGTTAAGGCTCTTACAAAACCAGATGGCTCTCAGTGGGGTGCTTCGTTGGGTATGAGTTCTTCGGATGCAATTGTCGATATTTGGTATGCAATGGTATATGAATGGGGTGGAAGAGTTTTAACAGATGATTATAGAAACGTATTATTTGATAAAGATCCTAATGCCCTTGCACCAGTTAAATTCCTTAACGATTTATACAAGAATGGAAATATTCATTTTACGAATGGTTATGATTATCAGTCAGATTTTGGGAATAAAAAATGTGCCTTTATTTTTGGAAGCGTTGTGGGATTTACTTATGTAGATCAAGCAGTAGGTGGTAGATTCAAATGGGCTCAGGCACCAATTCCAGCAGGACCAAAAGGTCAATACACTACTCTTTCAGGGGCAAACGTTGTAATCTTTGGAAATAAATATGATTCACAAACTGTAAAAGGTGCATGGGAATTTGTAAAATGGTTTACATCTACTTACCAAACTGCAAGGTGGTCAATTGATACTGCATATCTTCCTGTAAGAAAGAGTGCCCTTGAATTGCCTTTATTAAAAGAGTTTATTCAAGCGCATCCCGAAAGAAGGGCAGGATTTGATGAACTTCCAAATGCATTGATTGAACCAATTACGAAAGAATGGACTCAGGCTTATGTTGATATAGGTGCTGAATTGCAAAAAATCTTCCTTCAAAAGATTTCACCTGAAGACGGTTTTAAGGAACTTGGCGCAAAATTAAGATCCTACATACATTAG